The Propionispora hippei DSM 15287 genome includes a window with the following:
- the recJ gene encoding single-stranded-DNA-specific exonuclease RecJ, with the protein MSRICRRWNPIQPRPDIQSRLSAALGISRITAQILLNRGLDNIEEARAFLYGAKEALHDPHQLEDMDRAVQRIKAALDNKQKITIYGDYDVDGITATALFYRTLRRLGGEVGYYIPDRQSEGYGVHAAALERLYEQGTGLIVTVDCGISAAAEVGGMQERVDIIVTDHHQPPEKLPPAYAVINPKRPDCGYPEKQLAGVGVAYKVCQALWRQQQGEDSLLNCLDLVALGTVADVVSLLGENRILVKAGLAEMAKGTNTGLRALMNTCKLLPEQLEADKVGFVLAPRINAAGRVGKADLAVELLITEDEMRAQEIAALLENENTVRKNIEKQILEEAGQAAGQCSDQVMVLAGHWHPGIIGIVASRLVDTYYRPVIMIAFQDGQGRGSCRSVAGFDIYQALQQCADLLLHFGGHSQAAGFSILPENLEAFRQRLNDIAGKMLPPEALIPELQIDALVSLTEVDFSLVEELKRLAPYGMGNAAPLLACENLEVSQARAIGQEGRHLKMRVQQKKCGSDVIAWQLGSLAPVIGNRVDVAFVPEINEWNGARNLQLKALDVRPAVKEKENHAIIKSSNHHLELHDYRNAANKLEHILAVLATGEKTVIYVNTAIQAGELIGQLTRAVDGRFAVDWYSQQCTVERRETIESRWRNGEMQAVVLVANVCVDIALPAVRHVVFYHAVLNKKEFSEQCSKLERDVDGFRLHLVFGKNDIGQTGSLLKSSLPDRAITGYVYLLLRSETEQDRPLDITTRTIKEMIFKKHNIVITEDGVAAALQILTELKLLKVLNGQDGCWRLVLSKPPGHKLDIEQSLTFRAGQEKLEEFSRFARQVMEATANEILTWIA; encoded by the coding sequence ATGTCCAGGATTTGTAGAAGATGGAATCCCATACAGCCCCGGCCCGATATCCAGTCCCGTCTGAGTGCCGCGCTGGGAATCAGCAGGATTACGGCTCAGATTTTGCTGAACCGGGGTTTGGATAATATAGAAGAGGCAAGAGCTTTCTTGTATGGTGCAAAAGAGGCGCTCCATGATCCTCATCAGTTGGAAGACATGGACAGAGCCGTACAGCGTATTAAAGCGGCCCTGGACAATAAACAGAAAATCACCATATATGGTGACTACGATGTGGATGGCATTACCGCTACCGCGCTCTTTTACCGGACATTACGACGGTTGGGCGGTGAAGTGGGATATTATATACCTGACCGTCAAAGCGAGGGATATGGGGTTCACGCTGCTGCGCTGGAGCGTTTGTATGAGCAAGGGACCGGGTTGATTGTCACTGTTGACTGCGGGATTAGCGCCGCAGCCGAAGTTGGCGGTATGCAGGAACGTGTGGATATTATTGTCACCGATCATCATCAGCCGCCGGAAAAACTGCCGCCGGCTTATGCCGTAATCAATCCGAAACGACCGGACTGCGGTTATCCGGAAAAACAACTGGCCGGAGTCGGTGTTGCCTATAAAGTATGTCAGGCACTCTGGCGCCAGCAGCAGGGAGAAGATAGCCTGCTTAATTGTCTGGATCTGGTGGCGCTGGGTACAGTGGCGGATGTGGTATCGCTCCTGGGTGAGAACCGGATACTGGTAAAAGCGGGATTGGCGGAAATGGCTAAGGGAACCAATACGGGTTTACGGGCCTTGATGAATACCTGTAAACTGCTGCCGGAACAATTGGAAGCTGATAAAGTCGGCTTTGTGCTTGCTCCGCGAATTAATGCGGCAGGGAGAGTGGGAAAGGCCGATTTGGCCGTGGAGCTATTGATTACCGAGGATGAGATGAGAGCGCAAGAAATTGCTGCATTACTGGAAAATGAGAATACCGTAAGAAAGAATATCGAAAAACAGATTCTGGAAGAAGCCGGGCAGGCGGCCGGACAGTGCTCCGATCAGGTCATGGTACTGGCTGGACACTGGCATCCGGGAATTATCGGAATTGTAGCTTCCCGCTTAGTGGATACATATTACCGGCCGGTGATTATGATTGCCTTCCAGGATGGTCAGGGGCGCGGTTCGTGCCGCAGCGTTGCCGGCTTCGATATTTATCAGGCGCTGCAGCAATGTGCCGATTTGCTCTTGCATTTTGGCGGACATTCCCAGGCTGCCGGTTTTAGCATTCTGCCGGAAAACCTGGAGGCTTTCCGGCAGCGGCTGAATGATATTGCCGGAAAGATGTTGCCGCCGGAGGCCTTGATCCCGGAATTGCAGATTGATGCGTTAGTTTCTCTGACGGAAGTGGATTTTAGCTTGGTGGAGGAATTGAAACGATTGGCTCCCTATGGCATGGGAAATGCCGCTCCGCTGTTAGCCTGTGAAAACCTGGAGGTGTCACAGGCCAGAGCGATCGGTCAGGAGGGACGCCATCTGAAAATGAGAGTTCAGCAAAAAAAATGCGGCAGCGATGTGATTGCCTGGCAGTTAGGTTCTTTGGCTCCGGTTATCGGTAACCGGGTCGATGTCGCCTTTGTGCCGGAAATCAACGAGTGGAACGGTGCCCGGAATTTACAGTTAAAGGCGTTGGATGTACGTCCGGCAGTGAAAGAAAAAGAAAACCATGCTATAATTAAATCGTCAAACCATCATCTGGAATTGCATGATTATCGCAATGCTGCCAACAAGCTGGAACATATCTTGGCAGTTTTAGCAACAGGTGAAAAAACGGTTATTTATGTCAATACAGCGATACAGGCGGGCGAGCTGATCGGACAGCTAACTCGGGCTGTTGACGGTCGGTTTGCCGTAGACTGGTACAGCCAGCAATGCACGGTCGAGCGGCGCGAAACGATCGAAAGCCGGTGGCGCAACGGAGAAATGCAGGCAGTCGTACTAGTCGCTAATGTCTGTGTGGATATTGCCCTTCCGGCGGTAAGGCATGTCGTATTTTACCATGCCGTATTGAATAAAAAGGAATTCAGCGAGCAATGCAGCAAGCTGGAACGGGACGTTGACGGTTTTCGACTGCATTTGGTCTTTGGCAAAAACGATATTGGTCAGACCGGTTCGCTTCTTAAATCCAGCCTGCCCGATAGGGCGATTACTGGGTATGTTTATCTATTGCTACGAAGCGAAACAGAGCAAGATCGGCCATTAGATATAACGACCCGGACAATAAAAGAAATGATTTTTAAAAAGCATAATATAGTTATAACGGAAGACGGTGTGGCTGCTGCGCTGCAAATTCTGACTGAGTTGAAATTACTGAAGGTTCTGAACGGGCAGGATGGTTGCTGGCGTCTGGTGCTTTCAAAACCGCCCGGGCATAAATTGGATATTGAGCAGTCTTTGACGTTCCGGGCAGGCCAAGAAAAACTGGAGGAGTTCTCCCGTTTTGCTCGGCAAGTTATGGAGGCCACTGCCAATGAAATTCTAACATGGATAGCTTAA
- a CDS encoding adenine phosphoribosyltransferase has protein sequence MNFKEKIRVVMDFPEPGIRFKDITTLLKDGEAFQAAINQLAASFKDQQIDLVVGPEARGFAVGAPVAYALEAGFIPVRKPGKLPAETIRHQYSLEYGHDALEVHKDAILPGQRVLIVDDLLATGGTTLATIALIEELGGEVAGIAFMIELSYLQGRERLAGYNVVSLVSY, from the coding sequence ATGAATTTTAAAGAAAAAATTAGAGTGGTTATGGATTTCCCCGAGCCGGGTATCCGCTTTAAGGATATTACGACGCTGCTGAAAGATGGCGAAGCTTTTCAGGCTGCCATTAATCAATTGGCTGCTTCGTTTAAAGACCAGCAAATCGATTTGGTGGTCGGCCCGGAGGCCCGCGGTTTTGCGGTCGGGGCACCAGTGGCCTATGCGCTGGAAGCGGGTTTTATTCCTGTGCGCAAACCCGGCAAGCTGCCGGCTGAAACAATCCGTCATCAGTATTCGCTGGAGTACGGTCATGATGCACTGGAAGTGCATAAAGATGCTATTTTACCGGGACAAAGGGTATTAATTGTCGATGACTTGCTGGCCACCGGCGGAACGACACTGGCCACGATTGCACTCATTGAGGAACTGGGCGGTGAGGTGGCCGGCATAGCCTTTATGATTGAACTGTCCTATTTGCAGGGCCGGGAAAGATTGGCCGGATATAATGTAGTTTCTTTAGTCAGTTATTGA
- a CDS encoding RelA/SpoT family protein has protein sequence MSTQTNITIEDVISQIQSYQPDAPIHLVEEAYRLAYNAHEGQKRISGEEYILHPLGVAKILADLQIDAVTISASLLHDVVEDTEFSLEELEKKFGKEIAMLVDGVTKLSRIEYKSKEEQQLENQRKLFLAMAKDIRVVMIKLADRLHNMRTLKYMPEAKQRKIAQETIEIFAPLAHRLGMSNIKWELEDLAFRYLEPDKYYELVEKVKQKRKERELLINSAIDILTERLKAVDIKADIQGRPKHFYSIYRKMVKGNKDLSEIYDLSAIRIIVDTVKDCYGALGVVHTLWKPLPLRFKDYIAMPKTNMYQSLHTTVIGTEGHPLEIQIRTQEMHRISECGIAAHWKYKEGSKGTSKDFDEKLSWLRQLLEWQQDLRDPREFMETLKLDVFADEVFVFSPKGDVIDLPAGSVPIDFAYRIHTDVGHRCVGARVNGRIVPLEYTLANGDIVEILTSKQSSGPSRDWLNIVGSSDTRNKIRQWFKKEKREENIVKGRELIEKECKKLGYDWKEVSKGDRLNEITKKLNIAGNADDLFAALGFGGTTSHAVMAKFIEIYKKELREAAPPDVSKLLADLKPKNNTKKKSSHGILVEGEGGLMVRLARCCNPVPGDPIFGYITRGRGVSIHRADCTNILRHPEEYARMIEVSWDINTDSVYKVAIEVQCVDRAGMLSDILMVIAESKTNVSSVNARPQKNKTSVITLTLDISNLNQLEHIMTKIRRVKDVYSVHRATLSVGGTA, from the coding sequence ATGTCTACACAAACCAATATAACCATAGAAGATGTTATCAGCCAGATACAGTCTTACCAGCCTGACGCTCCGATTCATCTCGTTGAGGAGGCGTATCGTCTTGCCTATAATGCCCACGAAGGGCAAAAGCGCATATCGGGCGAGGAGTATATTCTCCATCCGCTGGGTGTTGCGAAGATCCTGGCTGATCTTCAAATTGATGCTGTAACCATCAGCGCATCACTCCTGCATGATGTCGTGGAAGATACGGAATTTTCCCTGGAGGAACTGGAAAAGAAATTTGGCAAGGAAATTGCTATGCTGGTAGACGGTGTTACCAAGCTTAGCCGGATTGAGTATAAATCCAAAGAAGAGCAACAACTGGAAAATCAGCGGAAGTTGTTTCTGGCGATGGCGAAGGATATACGGGTAGTTATGATTAAGCTGGCCGACCGATTGCATAATATGCGTACCTTGAAATATATGCCGGAAGCCAAACAGCGAAAAATCGCCCAGGAGACAATCGAAATATTTGCACCGCTGGCTCATCGGCTGGGGATGTCAAATATTAAATGGGAACTGGAAGATTTGGCGTTTCGCTATCTGGAGCCTGATAAATATTATGAGCTGGTTGAGAAGGTAAAGCAAAAGCGCAAAGAACGGGAGCTGCTGATCAATTCTGCCATCGACATATTAACGGAACGGCTGAAGGCGGTGGATATCAAAGCTGACATTCAGGGGCGCCCTAAGCATTTTTACAGTATCTACCGAAAGATGGTTAAAGGGAATAAGGATTTGAGTGAAATCTATGACCTGTCGGCCATTCGTATTATCGTGGATACCGTAAAGGATTGCTATGGCGCCTTAGGTGTCGTGCATACCCTTTGGAAGCCACTGCCGCTGCGGTTTAAGGACTATATTGCCATGCCCAAAACTAATATGTATCAGTCGCTGCATACGACCGTGATCGGGACAGAGGGCCATCCCTTGGAAATTCAAATCAGGACGCAGGAGATGCACCGGATTTCCGAGTGCGGCATTGCCGCTCACTGGAAATACAAAGAGGGCAGTAAAGGGACCAGCAAAGATTTTGATGAAAAACTGTCCTGGCTGCGCCAACTGCTGGAATGGCAGCAGGATTTACGGGACCCACGAGAATTTATGGAGACTTTAAAGCTGGATGTTTTTGCCGATGAGGTGTTTGTGTTTTCGCCCAAAGGTGATGTCATTGATTTGCCGGCCGGATCGGTACCGATTGATTTTGCCTACAGGATCCACACCGATGTAGGGCATCGCTGTGTGGGCGCCAGAGTGAATGGCCGGATTGTGCCGTTGGAGTATACGTTGGCAAACGGCGACATTGTCGAGATTCTTACCAGCAAGCAAAGCAGCGGTCCCAGCCGGGATTGGCTCAATATAGTTGGCTCTTCCGATACGCGAAACAAGATAAGACAATGGTTTAAGAAGGAAAAACGGGAAGAAAATATCGTCAAGGGCCGGGAGCTGATCGAGAAGGAATGCAAAAAACTCGGTTATGACTGGAAAGAGGTTAGTAAAGGCGACCGGCTGAATGAAATCACCAAGAAGTTGAATATAGCGGGAAATGCCGACGATTTGTTTGCGGCACTGGGCTTTGGCGGTACCACATCTCACGCCGTCATGGCTAAATTCATAGAAATTTATAAAAAGGAATTGCGGGAAGCGGCGCCGCCCGATGTATCGAAGCTATTAGCCGATTTAAAGCCGAAAAACAATACGAAGAAAAAATCCAGCCACGGCATTTTGGTCGAAGGGGAAGGCGGTCTCATGGTGCGGTTGGCGCGCTGCTGCAATCCTGTCCCTGGTGATCCGATCTTTGGCTATATTACGCGAGGCCGTGGCGTATCCATCCATCGGGCCGACTGCACGAATATTTTAAGACATCCCGAGGAATATGCCCGGATGATTGAGGTTAGCTGGGATATCAATACCGATAGCGTTTATAAGGTGGCCATTGAGGTGCAGTGCGTCGACCGGGCCGGCATGTTGTCCGATATTCTCATGGTGATCGCCGAAAGCAAGACCAATGTCAGCTCGGTCAATGCAAGGCCGCAAAAAAATAAAACCTCGGTGATCACTTTAACGCTGGATATCAGCAATTTGAATCAACTGGAGCATATTATGACCAAAATCCGCCGGGTGAAAGATGTATACAGTGTGCATCGGGCGACGCTTAGTGTAGGAGGTACGGCATGA
- the dtd gene encoding D-aminoacyl-tRNA deacylase has translation MRAVVQLTDKASVVVNGQTNSQIDRGLTVLLGVEQEDTLQDVRYLAEKIVNLRIFPDPEGKMNLSLLDIRGELLVVSQFTLLGDCRKGRRPSFSTAAPPGEANELYEVFVKICSSLGVRVGTGQFQAEMIVTLANHGPVTLLLDSKRTF, from the coding sequence ATGAGGGCTGTAGTTCAGTTAACCGATAAGGCAAGCGTTGTGGTGAACGGTCAGACAAATTCCCAAATTGACCGGGGGTTGACTGTTCTACTGGGGGTTGAACAAGAGGATACCTTGCAGGATGTCCGGTATTTGGCGGAAAAAATTGTAAACCTGCGCATTTTTCCTGATCCGGAGGGGAAAATGAATTTGTCTCTCCTTGATATCAGGGGAGAATTACTGGTCGTTTCACAGTTTACCTTGTTGGGAGATTGCCGCAAGGGACGCAGGCCCAGCTTTTCAACGGCGGCACCGCCTGGTGAGGCCAATGAGTTGTACGAAGTCTTTGTAAAAATCTGTTCTTCCTTGGGAGTAAGGGTTGGCACCGGGCAGTTCCAGGCGGAAATGATTGTCACTTTGGCTAATCATGGACCGGTAACGTTGCTGTTGGACAGTAAGAGAACCTTTTAG